The following proteins are co-located in the Eleginops maclovinus isolate JMC-PN-2008 ecotype Puerto Natales chromosome 1, JC_Emac_rtc_rv5, whole genome shotgun sequence genome:
- the LOC134880317 gene encoding protein FAM200A-like, whose translation MVACDSLMVMSCVANLTYYSLRTVLRAKLTHIYKHSRREYFKIGCSTANICYICTSLAIYLAPMDRFVVRKVPEGQAAMTEGQAATTEGQAATIGQGQASEASTSQKRRKRKYNEEYVKYGFTVTTDRAGEEVPLCFVCSTILCNEAMKPSKLTRHMETHHVHLKAKPVEYMQQMLRDFKGQQATTRKSAKINENALKASYLVALRVAKSKKPHTIAEQLILPAAIDMCRAMVSEECANKLKTIPLSDNTIGRRIGEMANDVKDQLMAKLQTVLFSLQIDETTDVTNDAQLLTFVRYEDSGTMCEEFLFCKPLPGRTTGVEIFKALDDFFTEHNISWQRCVALCSDGARAMSGSKTGLFAHVRRVAPGVIWTHCLIHREALASKDLSVELSGVFDVVVKTVNFIKRNALNTRLFSSLCHDLGSEHSSLLYHSEVRWLSRGAVLARVFELRGAIYEFLCEKHSDLASNFNDSYWLTKLAYLTDVFAELNKLNSSMQGRDANVMQLYEKLDAFVKKMSKWIERVESNNLAMFPSVEEYPDSTDINDTICEHLRKLVRQFAKYFTDSEEWRRDSKWILLPFSDDASVGSSLTAVEEDKLIEMSTDSVRRHMYDTQPLVKFWISCQTEFPQLAAKAMRCLLPFPTTYLCESGFSTLAYLKNKYRARLDPENDMRLSLSTISPRIDRLCGLHHAQISH comes from the coding sequence atggtagcctgtgattcgctaatggtaatgagttgcgtcgctaacctcacttattattcattacgtacagtcttgcgagcaaagttgacacacatttataagcatagccgacgagagtattttaagataggttgtagtacagcaaacatttgttacatatgtactagtctagctatatatctagcaccaatggatcgttttgtagtgaggaaagtgccagagggacaggctgccatgacagagggtcaggctgccacgacagagggacaggccgccacgatagggcaaggacaggcttccgaagcgtcaacttcgcaaaaaagacgaaaaagaaaatacaatgaggaatatgttaaatatggattcacagtgacgacagacagagcaggagaggaggtaccactgtgtttcgtatgttcaacaattctctgtaatgaagctatgaagccgtcgaaacttacgcggcatatggagacgcatcacgtccacttgaaggccaaacccgttgagtacatgcaacagatgttgcgtgatttcaaaggacagcaggctaccacgaggaagagtgcaaaaataaatgaaaacgcactgaaagcatcgtatctggtcgctctcagggttgcaaaaagtaagaagccccataccattgcagagcagcttatattgccagcagccatagatatgtgcagagctatggtaagcgaagaatgtgccaacaaattaaaaactattccgttgtcagacaacacaatcggaagacgaattggggaaatggcaaatgatgtcaaagaccagctgatggcaaaacttcagacagttctgttttcccttcaaatcgacgagacgacagatgttactaatgatgcgcaactgttaacatttgtgcgatacgaggacagtggcactatgtgcgaggaatttcttttttgcaaaccactgcccgggcgaactaccggtgtagaaatatttaaagcactggacgattttttcacggagcacaatatctcgtggcagaggtgcgttgcattatgcagcgatggggcccgagccatgagtggcagcaagactggactgtttgcgcatgtaaggagggtggctccgggggtaatttggacacactgcctgattcatagagaggctctcgcctccaaagatctcagtgttgagctcagtggtgtgtttgatgtcgttgtcaagacggtcaacttcataaaacgaaacgcattgaatacacgcctgttttcatccctatgccatgacttgggaagtgaacacagctctctcctttatcattcagaggtgcgttggctgtctcgcggcgctgtgctcgcccgtgtgtttgaactacgcggagctatctacgagttcttgtgcgagaagcattctgatctggcttccaatttcaacgatagttactggttaactaagctggcgtacctcacagatgtttttgcagagctgaacaagttgaacagctccatgcaagggagagatgcaaacgtcatgcagctctacgagaagctcgacgcatttgtgaaaaaaatgtcaaagtggatcgaacgagtggagagcaataacttggcgatgtttccttcagttgaggaataccctgacagcactgacatcaacgacactatatgtgagcatttgaggaagcttgtgcgtcaattcgcaaagtacttcactgattcggaagagtggcgccgtgacagcaagtggatcctgctcccattcagtgacgatgcatcagtagggtcaagtctgacggctgtggaagaggataagctgattgagatgtccacagactctgtcaggaggcatatgtacgacacacagccccttgttaaattctggataagttgccagacagaatttccacagcttgctgcaaaagcaatgaggtgtcttttgccctttccaaccacatacctgtgtgagagtggtttttctacactggcgtacttaaagaataagtacagggctaggcttgatccagagaatgacatgagactgtctctgtctaccatttcgccacgaatagacaggctgtgtggacttcaccacgcccagatatcacactga